TTGGTACGGCGCAAAAATTCAGTGGGATAAAGACAGCCGGGTCCCCTATTTTGCATACACCCAAAACGGGGTCAGGCATGAAGTCTGGTATGAAGATTATCGCAGTGTTGAAGCCAAGCTCGAGCTGGTCAGTTCGCATGGTCTGGGTGGTGTTGCCTTATGGAGACTTGGTCAGGAAGAAGATAAATTGTGGCCGCGGGTAGCCGAGAGGCTGAACTAAAATTGTTGCGTTTTTTAGGCGGGTACAATTCTCGCCTTAATTGTTTCTTGTATCGAAAGTCAATTACTGGATAATAATAATTTCTGGAACCGATTAAGTGGAAGATTTCTTCTCTGGTTTCGATACCAGGGTTGGCATAGTATAATATAATATTAAGTAAAAGTAACCTTGCTGAGATTGTCGACGGGAAGGAAGTTTAACAAAATGCCAACCAGAATTGCTACTTTAACTAGTACCCGTCAATTAATCAAGAAACATGGGCTGCACGTCAAGAAAGGCTTGGGACAGCATTTTGTGATCGATAACCGCATTTTAGAACTGATGGTGGAAAGCGCCAGGGTTACGGAAGTAGACATAGTTGTTGAGATTGGTCCAGGTGTCGGTTGCTTAACCCAGCACCTGGCCGAGAAAGCCGGCTGGGTGATCGCGGTTGAAGTCGACCGTAGTCTGGAACCGGTACTGAACGAGGCGCTGGGCGGATATAAGAACATCGGCTTTGTCTGGGGCGATATTTTGCGCACGGATCTGGATGCGGTGGTTGCAGAATATAGGGGTACATCGGTTGAGCAGATATTGCCATATAAAGTGGTGGCTAATTTGCCATACTATATCACCACGCCAATCATTATGACCATATTAGAAAAGCATGTTCGCGCACAGTTGCTCGTGGTGATGATTCAGAAAGAGGTGGCGGAAAGAATCACAGCCCGACCTGGTAGTAAGGATTACGGAGTACTTTCGATTGCTGCCCAATACTATGCGGAAACAACCCTTGTCAGTTTGGTTCCCCCGACGGCTTTTTTTCCTCTCCCAGAAGTGGAATCAGCGATCATTAAACTGGAACGCCGGTCAGTTCCACCAGTAAAAGTGATTGATGAAAACCTGTTTTTCCAAATCGTGCGACGCTCTTTCGGCCAACGCCGGAAAACCCTGCTCAATTCGCTGGGGGGCTTGGGTATGGGTATTTCTAAGGAAATGCTCCGCGAGGTTTTGGAGCAGGTGGGAATTGACTCCCAGCGCCGGGCGGAAACCCTCGACCTGGAGGAATTTGCTGTCCTGACCAATACCCTGGCTCCGTTAGTAATTAAATAAACACTCTCGCCCAAGAGAGGGGGCGCGGCGAATGAGTTTTTTAAGCCCGACGAAAGGGCGGATGACATGGGACGAAATGGTCGCTGATATTTGTGCCTATATAACCAGCGCCCCGGATTTCGTCCATAAAATAATCATCGGGACTGATTCTCAT
This sequence is a window from Bacillota bacterium. Protein-coding genes within it:
- the rsmA gene encoding 16S rRNA (adenine(1518)-N(6)/adenine(1519)-N(6))-dimethyltransferase RsmA, with the protein product MPTRIATLTSTRQLIKKHGLHVKKGLGQHFVIDNRILELMVESARVTEVDIVVEIGPGVGCLTQHLAEKAGWVIAVEVDRSLEPVLNEALGGYKNIGFVWGDILRTDLDAVVAEYRGTSVEQILPYKVVANLPYYITTPIIMTILEKHVRAQLLVVMIQKEVAERITARPGSKDYGVLSIAAQYYAETTLVSLVPPTAFFPLPEVESAIIKLERRSVPPVKVIDENLFFQIVRRSFGQRRKTLLNSLGGLGMGISKEMLREVLEQVGIDSQRRAETLDLEEFAVLTNTLAPLVIK